A stretch of the Denticeps clupeoides unplaced genomic scaffold, fDenClu1.1, whole genome shotgun sequence genome encodes the following:
- the LOC114783663 gene encoding trifunctional enzyme subunit beta, mitochondrial-like encodes MTSMLMHSLRSGPVSPARFAARCLSTSSQVHAAAKTKKTLAKPNVKNIVLVDGVRTPFLLSGTSYSDLMPHDLGRGALQGLLNRTGVPKEIVDHIIYGIVIQEVKTSNVAREAALGAGFSDKTPAHTVTMACISSNQAMTSAVGLIAAGQCDVVVAGGVEFMSDVPIRHSRKMRKTMLSLNKAKTLGQRLSLLGSIRMGHLMPELPAVAEFSTAESMGHSADRLAAAFGVTRVEQDEYALRSHRLAKKAQDEGLLSDIISFQVPGKNIISADNGIRPTSMEQMGKLKPAFVKPHGTVTAANSSFLTDGASAVLIMSEEKALALGYKPKAYLRDFVYVSQDPKDQLLLGPTYATPKVLEKSGLTMEDIDVFEFHEAFAGQIVANLKAMDSDWFAQNCMGRKSKVGVPPMEKFNTWGGSLSLGHPFAATGCRLVTTVAHRLQKEGGQYGVVAACAAGGQGHAMVIEAYPK; translated from the exons ATGACGTCCATGCTGATGCACTCTCTGCGGAGCGGCCCCGTGAGCCCGGCCCGGTTCG CGGCGCGGTGCCTTAGTACGTCTTCTCAAGTCCATGCAGCAG CCAAGACCAAGAAGACCCTGGCCAAACCCAACGTGAAGAACATTGTGCTGGTGGATGGTGTTCGCACGCCTTTCCTGTTGTCCGGCACCTC gtacaGTGACCTGATGCCTCATGATCTTGGCAGAGGTGCTTTGCA gggTCTCTTGAACAGAACTGGTGTGCCTAAAGAGATCGTGGATCATATTATATATGGAATTGTCATCCAGGAAGTGAAGACCAGCAATGTTGCCAGAGAG GCGGCTCTTGGAGCAGGGTTCTCTGATAAAACGCCCGCTCACACCGTGACCATGGCATGCATATCATCCAACCAAGCCATGACCTCAG CTGTGGGATTGATCGCGGCCGGCCAGTGTGACGTTGTGGTCGCTGGTGGGGTGGAGTTCATGTCGGACGTGCCCATTCGCCATAGCCGCAAAATGAGGAAGACCATGCTGTCCCTAAACAAGGCCAAGACTTTGGGCCAGAGACTGTCACTCCTGGGCAGCATTCGCATGGGTCACCTCATGCCTGAG CTCCCGGCTGTGGCCGAGTTCTCCACTGCGGAGAGCATGGGCCACTCTGCCGACCGACTGGCTGCAGCGTTTGGCGTGACTCGGGTGGAGCAGGATGAGTACGCACTCCGCTCGCACAGGCTGGCTAAGAAGGCCCAGGATGAAGGCCTGCTTtctgacatcatcagcttccaAGTTCCAg GAAAGAATATAATCTCTGCAGACAATGGCATCCGTCCTACCTCTATGGAGCAGATGGGTAAACTGAAGCCGGCTTTTGTCAAACCCCACGGCACAGTCACTGCTGCCAACTCCTCTTTCCTT ACAGACGGAGCCTCTGCTGTGCTCATCATGTCTGAGGAAAAAGCCTTAGCCCTGGGATACAAGCCCAAAGCATACCTGAG agattttgtgtatgtgtctcaAGACCCTAAAGATCAGCTTCTCCTGGG CCCCACCTACGCCACCCCCAAAGTGCTGGAGAAGAGTGGCCTCACCATGGAGGACATTGATGTGTTTGAGTTCCATGAGGCTTTTGCC GGGCAAATCGTAGCCAACCTCAAGGCCATGGATTCTGACTGGTTTGCCCAAAACTGCATGGGGAGGAAGTCAAAG GTGGGGGTCCCGCCAATGGAGAAGTTTAACACGTGGGGTGGCTCCCTGTCCCTTGGCCACCCATTTGCTGCCACCGGGTGCAGGCTGGTGACCACAGTAGCCCACAGGCTGCAAAAAGAGGGGGGGCAGTACGGAGTGGTGGCTGCATGCGCCGCTGGAGGACAG GGGCATGCCATGGTGATCGAGGCGTATCCCAAGTAA